ATATAAGGTTCTCTATAAATACCCGGCCGGACCCAAaaatacttaaccttatatagttCTCGATACGCGTTCGGCCGGGTAAAGACTGAACAAACATAAGTTTCTTTATAAACACCCGGCCAGGCCTaaagatacttaaccttatatagttCTCGATACACATTCGGTCGGGTAAAGGCTGAACAAATATAAAGTTCTTTGTGAACACCCGGCCGAGCATAGCCCGAGCGAGCctagagatacttaaccttatatagttCTCGATATGCGTTTGGTCGGGTAGAGGCTGAATGAACATAGGGTTCTTTCTAAACACCCGGCCTATCATAGCTCAGGCGGGCCCAGAGATACTTAATCTTATATAGTTCTCGATACGCGTTTAGTCGGGTAAAGGCTGAATGAACATAAAATTCTCTATAAACACCCGGCCGGGCATAGCCCAAGCggacccagagatacttaaccttatatagttCTTGATACGCGTTCGGTCGGGTAAAGGCTGAATGAatataaggttctctgtgaacacccgCCTGGGCAAacccagagatacttaaccttatatagttCTCAATATGCGTTCAGCTGGGTAAAGGCTGAACGAatataaggttctctgtgaacactcgaccgtgttaggaccaaaagtagctagagggggggtgaatagctcgtcgcgtgcccggtgttcggcgttgcttgtttcttcgaagatgtgcagcggaaaatacagaaacaaatcacacaacgctaacacggttggtttacttggtatccacctcacaagaggtgactagtccaaggatccacaccaacacacacaccctccactaaataaaactctcctttatggtaactatcaagggcggagaagccctacaagactcaatacaagaggaagaaagggtagtaaagaaatacaagcttacaagcttacaatgagtgcacaaaccctaaccctagtttcttcttcttgctttgatccgcctcttgacttggaagagcctccaagaaccttcaagaactggcgatctcgagcttgagaagagctgtggaggagctggtgaagatctgaaatgaatcggtgaaggagtgccgaagacaacgctcgcctgtggctcaaatacgactcaacggtcggatcccaatcgattcgattattcccaatcgatcggggaggctttggatcgatccacggatcgatccagagtgcctctgtgctctggaaaaacgcctggatcgatccagcgcttatcgcgcgaagcagcagcgtcccaatcgatccactgaccgattgggacctctggatcgatccagaggctttctgttcgctgggaaagatctggatcgatccactaatcgatccagagcctggatcgatccactgatcgatccagcacttggtttttgcccaaaaccaagtcctaaacctcccaaaccaacatccggtcaaccttaacctgttggtacgtcatgcctagcatctagtcactcccttgacctgctagggctccctcaccaagtgtccggtcaatccctttgacccacttggacttttctttcatgccaagtatccggtcactctcttgacctacttggactttcacctagcttcactcactagggttttcaatctgcctagcttcactcactaggactttcacctggcttcactcaccaggatttccatctgcctagcttcactcactaggactttcacctggcttcactcatcaggatttccatctgcctagcttcactcactaggactttcacctggcttcactcaccagggtttccttccagtcaagtatacctacttgactcttcttcattcacactgatcagtccctgatcagaatctccccatatgaacaactgcacctgcattgtccatgtgtctacatgtattgtcaaacatcgaaactatgaccaagactcaagcttggtcaaaccagtcaaccttgacctaagggatattgcaccaacagaccgGGCATAGCCTGGGCGGGtccagagatacttaaccttatatagttCTCGATACGCATTCGGCCGAGTAAAGACTAAACAAATATAAGGTTCTTTGTGAACACCCGACCATGCATAGATCCGGCGGgccagagatacttaaccttagaTAGTTCTTGATACGCGTTCGACTGGGTAAAGGCTGAACAAATATAAGGTTTTATGTGAACACCCGGCCGGGCATAGCCCGGGTGGGCTCAGAGATACTTAACTTTAGAAGATTCTTAACATATAAGCGGTCGAGCGAAGACCGATTGAATATAAAGCTTCCAGTGTGCGCTCGATCGGGAAAAGCTCGGGCGAGCTTAAGGGTACTCAGTATTATAAAACTCTCAACATATGATCGGCTTAATGACCAgtcgagacatattcaacagaagTTATTCTCAACACACGATCGACTTAATGATCGGCCGAGACATATTCAATAGAAGTTATTCTCAACATACAACTGACTTAATGACcgaccgagacatattcaacatAAGTTATTCTTAACATACAACTGGCTTAATATCTGGCtgagacatattcaacagaaggtattctcaacgTATGACTGACCCAATGAGCGATCGCGATATATTCAGCAGACAAGCAGTCAACAACAATAGAATAGCTTGGCAAACTTGTCGAGGAATATTCCCTCAAAACTTCTTCATTAATCAGTTATAATGATACACTCGTTGAGGTATTCCACCAAGGGCCCAAGTCATAAActacaaaagaggtacatctggggtaggaAAAAGATTCCTCAGAGGATTATTTACAACGTCTAGGTTGTACTGTTCTCATCTTCTAACAAATTCTAATAAACTAGGGGCCACCTCACGATTGCGGAGGTTATgcaaggtggtataaaaagggaaatcctctccactggcaagGTATGCAAAACGCAAATATTTGCATCTGAAGCCCTACTTTCCTCTTTCCGGTTATTGTTCTTTTTCCACTTTGGAGCgaaggaactgacttgagcgtcagagggcataGCCAGAGATTTCCACCCTGGTCTTagatcactaacgctttgttggctcgtctgaCTGTGCATAGGATCATTGAGGAGTTCCTTCAAATCTCGAGAAGCTTATTGTTCATCGAGCAACCATCTATCGGAGCCAGCGCACCATCTCATTACCCTCAGACAGGATCACCTACAAATACaaaaaaataagtatgaaataattattgaaaaaaactatatcttctagcattttgagaaccaaaataatcaataatgtctttaaaatcaagtttttctaacGCCTCATTTTCgatacataaaattgtcaagtcatttacatttaaatcattatcatcattttctctcaattcttcctgCTCATTCGTTACATGATtatgatcatcattttctctcaattatTCCCGCTCATTGATTATATAACCATTTAatttagttcttcttgattactcaactgctactcatttgttgcatgatcatttagttcttcttgacTTTCTTGTAATTCATCAACTGAATCTTCAATTGATGAGTTGACTTTAaaaaacttatgaagaacaccttTGTGAGTTTTATTAATCCGTTTCACTCTTTTTTTCCATTGTTTCTTTTCTATTCCAAGATTGATATTTCTTTGGAAACATGTCTGTACTACAAAtttcaagtgtaaaaataaaacacataaaatcAGCAACAAAGCTAACAATAAAACAAACACACGcagtgaaaataatagtcaaagaatAATAAATTCTAGTTTATgcttaggggtgtaaatgagccaatccgctcgtgagctattcgaagctcgattcgataaaatctcgtttgagctcatttaatgaggctcattaaaataaacaaatcaagcttaagcttcacaatattcgattcgttagctcgtgaacatgttcgttaagcttacaaatcaacttttaaataaaaaaataatagttttgatattgaatttatatattttacactctacttatgaaaaacatagacaaatatattaaatttatttattagaataaaattataaattgtaacaagaatattataatttttttaaaatatataatttagtttttaatgaatatttaaatttataatttatatttattaggctcgtttaggctcgataaaagctcgaataagctcgtgagccatgaatatattcgctaaataaagctcgagctcgactcgattataaacgagtcaaactcaaatatccaagagttcggctcggctcgactcgattacacccctatttATGCTTGAAGTAATCTATATAATCTATTCTATGATGATTAAAATTAGGATTATTTATTTAAACTCTTTCAAATTggtaagaaaaatcataaaatattagctccaataaaatattaaaaaattaatattgaatattggaaataagaaaaaaatataaataagtaGGTAACTTACATTGTAAatttatatattgatgaatgatgatattgatgaaacaaaaattttaattagagaataaattttcttgATTTAATTAAAAAAGATTCAAAAGAGAAGAATGGAGGAAATTAGCGTTCATAATTCATACTTTACTCTTCAGAGTCTTATGACTTCGGTAAACAAATTAACGAAGAAAGAGttgtacaaaaaataaaatcttgaaaaaagaaaaaaaaaacatttaccttccttcttttcttttttagaatttttcttaaattttaacaaaaaaataatttttttgggacctttattaaaataattcaacaaaaaaaatatatatatatatagttattgaatctttattataataatttaattatatataatatatattatatgtgCATGTTAAATTGAGGAGTTCTTAAAAATAGGGGCTCTTGGTCGTTATTTTCATCCACACACAAAATTAGATTCCAATGGATGTTTATCCATTTCACTTTCTTCCAAGTTCCATCTCAAGTTCTTTTTCGAAGATGTGGAAGTTCTTTTCTTTTCGTTGGGACCACACTCTCCGATTATCTTGCttgtttatatattttatgaTAAGAATAGACAAATTTCACGAAGGGCCATTGGATTTCTACGATTTTCTTTTAAGACCTTCTACTTTCAAAATTTCTAATAGCAGACCTCTTTACTAATTTGCCTTTTTATTTTCGAATTCTTTTATCCTCTCATGCTTGTTTATTTCACACCTCCCTTGCTCTAGTTACAACAATTAAATGAgattgataaaatggaaaataatTTAGACGGCATTTATTGTAATCTACCCAAGTATTCATAATTTGAATCTTAATTACGACgtattttaagatatttttctttattgaaataaaaaatttagaacGTTAATTGTTTGGCGAGGAGCcactcaatctttcaaatttatctgATGATCAATTTATGAGACCGAATTAGTTATCTTTAGATCTAATTGAATGGAAGGCCTAGATATATGAATTAAAAACAACTACAAAATCTAATATCTCAATTTGGCTTTTGGtcgacttagttttttttttagcgATAAACTTTGAATATGTAGAAGTTTGGTGAATAGTTCGATAAGTGAGTGTATATATATAATGATCGTGGGCAATATTTGACTTGGGCTATCTGACATGTCATTGTGATCAATCTTATCTCTTTCCTCTCTTATTTGTATgtaataatttttctctttttcctcttaaattaaaataaaattttctcttctGTCTCGTTTGATTGCAGGCAATAATCacactaatttttaaaaatcacacCACAGTTTAATTACACTAACCATCATTGTAGAGGTGGTGTTGGTGTTAAAGACTAGCACCAAAGTTGGTATACTAGTCTtagtgttggtctttaaagaccaataCCAAGATAGTACTATCTTTATCAATATCATAGTGATTATTgcatgcaatcaaaagagcaaaagTGAATTTTATTTTGTTACATGCGAATGAGAGAAGAAAGAGATGAGATTTGCCACAATACCATGTCAGATGGCCCATGTCGAATGTTACGGTCGCTCATCTAACGATGTGAATGGTAATATTCTCATATATATAAGTATATTGATTTTTTTAAGCTTCCGTTATACCAATAAAATTTTGTCTTTAGAGTTTAGGAGTTCAGTTATAGCattaagcataaaaaaaatttaatcgaaATTTTTTTCGGATGTGTACGTGATGTATGACATAAGGTCCTTAGGGTAACATTGTTATATATATAAGTTTAATACCCTGCATGATAATCACCTACGTGACTATTCACAACGCTAGTCAGGGTGCCTAGATTCAATCTAGGCACCCCGACTtatatttgtttttaaattttttaaaaatcaatattttctcAAATGTAAATTCTAAATATATAACTATAATCTATAAACGCTTAAAGACTATAATCTAATTGAAAAATCTAACTCTAgagctaaattttttttaaaaaattatatatatattgcacAACCAAGCATATGCTGTGGTGGCATAATCCCGAACACTGATCATCATCACACACACATTTTGATTAATAATGTGCAGATGACCACCTCAACAAGTGTTTATTACCATTACTTAATTCCTTAAATCCTGAAGGCAAAAGTTTATGGGTGCACTGTGTGTGGTAGTTGCAAGTATCGCTCACAGTTGCCATCCAGATATAAAGGGATCAATATGCAAATAACCTTAATTATTTAatcattattattaattattttgctGGCGGCGTTATAGGCGGAGCCCAATCATTGCTCTTCCGTCACCATGCCTCCTTCCGCTAGATTTCTCGCCCCCGGCGTCGAGCGGCCTCCGCCGCCGCTGATCCCTTCTCCGGGGCAGACCACCAACATCGACTTGGTGGTTATCCTGGTCTCCTTGCTCTGTGCCATGGTCAGCGTCGCCGGCCTCACCCTCGTCGTCCGCTGCTTCTGCTCAGGCCGCTTCCCTCTTCAAGCGGCGGCGCCTGGCAAGGGCCTCGAGAAGGAAGCCCTGCGGCGGCTGCCCAAGGTCTCGTACGGCTGCGGCGAGGGCGAGGGAGACGGACCGGCAGCGGAGTGTCCCATCTGCCTGGCGGAGTTCGAGGAAGGGGACCAGCTCCGAGTGCTCCCGCAGTGCGGCCACGGCTTCCACGTCGGCTGCGTCGACGCCTGGCTCCGCCACCACTCCAGCTGCCCCTCTTGCCGCCGCCTCCTCGTCCTCCCCCTGCCTCCCTCCCGCTGCCAGGGCTGCGGCGAGGCTTCCATCGACGCGGCCGAGCCAACGCCGTCGGCCCCCACTGGCGCTCTCAGACCCTGAATCCAACCAACTTACTTGCTTCAGCTGGTCTTCTCTGTTCCTATTTCTCACTACATGcgacttttcttttttcttcagaTGATTTCTTCTAGTGGAGGCTTCATATTCGTAAACCATTAAATGAACTTAAACTACAAACTTAAGGCAAACCTTCATGCATCAGGATAAACCTTTTACTACTCAAAGTTTTGATGAGGCTTCTGTAAAACCTCTGTTAAGGAGTTCATTTCGCTTTGCATCATGCATCCATGCATAATCTACGAATCACTGAACAAAAAGTGGAATAATGGGCTCGATACATATCATCACAAGTCTTCTATGGTTGAACACTTCATTTATGGGATGTATCTGTTAGATTAAGCAGTATCTGTTGACCAGGAGCAATTGGGATTGGACAGGGTTGGTGCCTTTAATCTGGTGGGAAAAGATGGGACAGTTGGTTCAACTACCGGCATTCTGTGTCTTTGCAGGAGAAAACTCGACTAACATAACGAATGAAGGATCTTTAGCACCAGTTTAGGGAAATAGGCTTTAATTCCTTG
This window of the Zingiber officinale cultivar Zhangliang chromosome 3B, Zo_v1.1, whole genome shotgun sequence genome carries:
- the LOC121968441 gene encoding RING-H2 finger protein ATL80-like — translated: MPPSARFLAPGVERPPPPLIPSPGQTTNIDLVVILVSLLCAMVSVAGLTLVVRCFCSGRFPLQAAAPGKGLEKEALRRLPKVSYGCGEGEGDGPAAECPICLAEFEEGDQLRVLPQCGHGFHVGCVDAWLRHHSSCPSCRRLLVLPLPPSRCQGCGEASIDAAEPTPSAPTGALRP